One window from the genome of Nicotiana tomentosiformis chromosome 5, ASM39032v3, whole genome shotgun sequence encodes:
- the LOC138892976 gene encoding serine/threonine-protein phosphatase 7 long form homolog, protein MEVPPVHPGPASLELLLLQAEHRFSYIWEGQCLAQTFRARRVDDMWYFLRAQPLHPRVVRRLQDTSFYRIIEIGRLKLDWSLITALIERWRPDTYTFHLPIGVTTITLQDVEVLYGLPVNGHPVVYPHALREYMGLQFLEILQRLTGFQPAEEATLNGASCLQLTLVRLHLEAMDEDITDDTPDLHIDRYTRLLMPLMFGGVLFPNTSENLVSLRFLHHLERLDDIPGYSWGAAVLGYLYSWAANVATYRRRSGSFARVWPPGYRSGFRTLRRTRDDERLGHKADYLLPEQYHRGPAVEAERGRRGKRAQRGRGVPRGHGGSVRTWSPIIGR, encoded by the exons atggaggttccgcctgtgcatcccggacctgcatcgctagagctactgttgctacaggcCGAGCATAGGTTTTCGTACATATGGGAGGGGCAGTGTTTGGCCCAGACATTCCGCGCTAGACGGGTAGACGATATGTGGTACTTTCTTAGAGCCCAACCACTCCATCCCCGTGTAGTCAGACGCCTTCAGGATACGAGTTTCTATAGGATCATAGAGATTGGGCGGTTGAAGTTGGACTGGTCGTTGATCACGGCTTTGATAGAGCGGTGGAGACCAGATACGTACACGTTTCATTTACCCATTGGCGTGACTACTATCACGCTTCAGGATGTGGAGGTTCTGTATGGGCTGCCGGTTAATGGACATCCCGTAGTTTACCCGCATGCTCTCAGAGAATATATGGGATTGCAGTTCCTGGAGATATTGCAACGGCTCACCGGTTTCCAGCCAGCGGAGGAGGCTACATTGAATGGGGCCAGTTGTTTGCAGTTGACGCTTGTCCGCCTGCATCTGGAGGCAATGGATGAGGACATTACAGATGATACACCGGATCTTCATATCGACCGGTACACAAGATTGTTGATGCCGCTTATGTTTGGTGGGgtattgttcccgaacacttcagaaaacctagtcagcttgagatttcttcatcatcttgagcggctagatgatatACCTGGTTATAGCTGGGGTGCAGCTGTTCTAGGTTACTTGTATAG TTGGGCTGCAAATGTAGCAACATACCGGCGAAGGAGCGGTAgctttgcacgagtatggccgCCAGGTTACAGATCTGGCTTCCGAACATTGAGGCGAACCCGAGATGACGAGCGCTTAGGACACAAGGCTGATTATCTACTGCCAGAGCAGTACCATCGTGGGCCAGCAGTGGAGGCTGAACGTGGTCGACGTGGCAAGCGTGCCCAGAGAGGAAGAGGTGTCCCACgaggtcatggcgggtcggtgaggACGTGGTCCCCAATAATAGGGCGTTGA